In Mesoplodon densirostris isolate mMesDen1 chromosome 15, mMesDen1 primary haplotype, whole genome shotgun sequence, the DNA window GGCCACACAGAGAGGCCCCTCCAGGGAGGGGGCAGCACTCACGGCTCTTCTTAGCATCTTGCCCCACAGAACAGTGGCAAGACGGCCATGCGTTTAAAAGTTattgtatttctccaaagaagacatgcagatggccaacaggcacatgaaaagatgctcaacattgttaattattagagaaatgcaagtcaaaaccacaatgaggtatcacctcacactgtctacaaataataaatgctggagaaggtgtggagaaaagggaaccctcctacactgttggtgggaacgtaaatgaGTGCAGCCACGATGataaacagtatggaggttccttaaaaaaaaaaaactgaaaatagatccagcaatcccactcctgggcatatatccagaaaagatgaaaactctaatttgaaaagatacaggcacacccatgttcataacagcactatttacaatagccaagacatggaaacaacctaagtgtccatcaacagatgactggtttaagaaaatgtgagatctatatagagagatatagatatacagaGGTATagatactcagccataaaaagaatgaaatattgccatttgcagcaacatggatggaactagagattattatactgagtgaagtaactcagagaaagacaaatattatatgccatcacttatatgtggaatctaaaaaataatacaaatgaatgtatatacaaaacagaaacagactcacagacatataatacaaacgtatggttaccaaaggggaaagggaaggagggataaattaggagtatgggattaacagataccacaatatataaaatagataagcagcaaggattcactgtataacacagggaactgtattcagtatcttgaataacctataatgaaaaagaatctgaatatagATCTAGATCTAGGATAGAGATAGAGGTAGATATCTGAAGTcttttgccgtacacctgaaaacTAACGCGATATTGTAtacttcaactatacttcaataagaaagtTACAATTTTAACAACCCtactgagatgtaattcacatatatATGAGATACAatccacccatttaaagtatacagttcaatgatttttaatatattcacggGGTTGTGCAACCGTCGCCACGATTTgaccttaaatatttatttatttattttggctgagccaagtcttagttgtggcacgcgggatctttagttgcggcctgcggacttcttagttgcagcatgcgggatctagttccccaaccagggattgaacctgggcctcctgcagtggaagcacagagtcttacccactggaccaccaaggaagtccccccaTGATTTGATCTTAGAATATTTTTGCCCCCAAGAAGAAACCCCTTAACTATGGCAcagtctctccccttccccctcaacttcctgtctccatggatttgccaaCCTGGACACGTCACGTGAGTGGAATCCAACCATGTGTCCTCTTGTGATTGACTTCTCTCACTGAACATCACGTacccaaggttcatccatgttgtgtcaTGTGTCAGggcttcattccttcttatgccTGAATTATATTCCATCGAGAGGAGggaccacattctgtttatccattcatctgttgatggacatttgggttgtttctaccttttgactattgttaataatgctgctatagaCATTTGTGTAcacgtttttgtgtggacatatgctgTCATTTCCCTTGGGTACATACCTAGAGGTAGAACTGAGATTCTATGGTAACTTCACGTTTAAGTTTTTATGGACCTGCCAGACTAGCTGCACGactttacatccccaccagcgtGTGACGTTCCAACTTTGCCACACCCTCGcccacacttgttattgtctctttttttttttttttgcggtacgtgggcctctcactgttgtggcctctcccgtggcggagcacaggctccggacgcgcaggctcagcggccatggctcacgggcccagccgctctgcggcatgtgggatcctcccggaccggggcacgaacccgtgtccactgcatcggcaggcggactctcaaccactgcgcccccagggaggccctgttattgTCTCTTTTGATTTTAGCCATCACAGTGCGTGTGAAGCGGATCATGtgacagttttgatttgcattcccctgatgactAAGGATGTCGGGTTTCTCTGCATGCAAAGCTGTGTTTCACACACATTCAACAACCAGGTGTCCCCACGTAGTCACTTGGCTGGGCTCCCGGGATGTTGGCAGGACCCAgacagacacagccctgccccacAGAGGGGTACAGACATGTAAACAAAGCAGGTACTTGCTAAGAACAGGGTCCTGGGACATCACCCATAAAgtgccccatgagccacaatccAGACAGGCCTCAAGGGCACCAGAGGGAGGGAAAGTCACAGTGAGGTCTTCCTTCCGGATCTTCGATAAAATCAGAGCAGAGACGCGAGTGTTGTCAGCCTGCTGGAGTTGGTCACAGAGcataactattcttttttttttaaccatgcaGCGTGCTGCTTGTGGGATCTGAATTCTCCCAACtggggactgaacctgggccttTGGCAGGgagagcttggagtcctaaccactggaccgtcaggggaGTCCCAGAGCATGAATATTCTTAATCTTAAAGTTGACAGCAGACATGGCAGGGATCCAGAGGGATGGCCGAGCCTCCTGGATGATGACAGGTCCCAGGACCGCGGTGCGAACTTGGGCTGTGTGGTGACTGCAGCCAGAttccatccccacccctgcctccaggATCCCCCATTAGACAGGTGACAACCTTGCAAAAGCACGACGGGACACAGGGGAAGGGCGAGTGCTAGGGGTTGGCAAGGCCGGGGATCCGGTGTCTCCTGGGTGCAGAACTTGGTCTGGGAAGCTTAGgaagttgggggggggggcggtttgcACAACGGTGTGAAGGTACCTAACGCCACCGCACTGCGCCCTGAAACGAGAATGGCAACTTGTGGGTTGTGTGTTCTTTGCCACAATGATAATGAAAAGGTCGTGCTCACTCTGGGCTCTGACGCAATGAAAACGAAGCCAACAGCGTAGCTGGGATCGGCTGGTCCGGCGAGGTCCCGCCCCGCGCAGACGGCCACCTGAGCCCCGCTACGGCCTCACCTCCGTGCCCGGCTGCTCGGCCCGGTTCGGGCGCACAGCCCGGGCCGCGCGGGTGGATCCACGGCCATCGCCGCGGGAGCCGCGGGCGGCGGAGCGGAGCCGACAGGGCCACCGGCCCCGGGACCAGCCGACCCACCTGGACACCCCGCACCCCGGACCCGGGGGACACCCCCATGGCCGCGCGGGGCCCCGAAGCCCCCAGCGGGCGCGCGCTGCGGGACGCGGTGAGTCGGACCCCGCGCGCGCCAAGCTTCGCTCCCGGGCTggacaccctcccctccccctccccctccccctccccttcccctccccctccccttccttctccccctcccccctcccaccccgcccaGCGCCGGGAGGCCCGCGGTCCTGCTTCCCGTTCGCTGAAGGAGCCGCAGCGCCGGAGAGGAGACACCCAGTGATCAGGACTGAGCAGTTTGCCTTGTTAAACAGAATTGGTTAGCTGTGCACACTCGAATCCACGTTTTCCTGGCCTGATTGAAGGGAAGAGCTCCTGACAGAGGGCCTTCTTCATACGTAAAAGCAGGCTCCGGGTGGAGATCCGCCTCCACATCCTGGGCTCTAAAAGGGAGATAATACACGGGTGCCAGGAGTGACCGGTGTCGTAGATGGTATGAGATTTCAAGCTGTAAACTGTAAGGCGCCTTGCAATACCGCCTGCTGTCAGTCACCACAGATGACGTATCCGTATGGCCTGGTAGACAATTTCTGCAACCGCAACCCCAGCTAATAAATACCCACAAGTGTAGGCGAGCCAAGAGGCCCGCGGTGGGTGTGTCTGGTGATTGTCTCAGGCCTTCTTAAGAAGTCTTTGAGGAGCCCAAGGTTAATAAGATTTTCTCCTACGTTATCTTCTAGATGTCTGATAGTTTATTGCTTATATTTAAGTGTAtgatcattttgagttaatttttgtgaatggtgtgagGTAAAGGTCGGGCCTGCTTATTTAGTGAGTTATGCATTTGGCTAGCACTGTTCCAGTGCTGTTGGTTGAATAGATCTTCCTTACCCTTTGAGTGGGAAAGCCTTAACACCTTGTCAGGAATCAACTAATTGTATATATAGATGGCTCTCTTCCATGGTGCTTAGAATGCTCTGCATCacaagtaaatatatattcacttgTGGTTCATTTTTCAGGCAGAAAATCTATTTCAGGAACTTCAAGAACACTTTCAAGCTCTGACTGCAACGTTAAACCTCAGAAATATCCTTTTCTATCTCATAACAAATACTGCAATGCTTTTGGACTATTGAACTGTCATGGACTATCTTGTTGTTTTCTGCTCTTAGTGGATAATTGTTGACCTAAGACTTCCTGGTGTTTGTATCTGTGCCTTTACATGGCATCCTGATGTATTAATTACCGCTCATAGGTGATTACTTCCGGCTTGACCAGCAATACAGGGCACTTCATGAGGCAAGGATAAAACACAAGGACACGCCTACAGTACACACGACCCAGTGGGGCTTTCCAGCAAGCTCTAAATAAATCTGGTCAGTCTGCTCAATAGCATTTATACTCCCCCAAACGGTCAGAGCCCTGCACATGTACTGGTTAGGTCTCCAACGTAGGGTACGCTATCTGGCTCTCCtgaccttgttttgttttgtaacttCAGCAGCTTGCCGTTTGGTAAGCCACGGATTCAAACAGAGTTAGGTGGAATGTTTGTTTCCGGTTTAAGAAAATCCAGAAAAGGGGACACTTGCCCTAAGACTTGCCCAAGTGAACTCACTTCACACAATTAAACTCCTGCCTTAAAATGTGTGCAAACTGTTTGCAGAGAGATCCTGTAGATGGGCTCCCACAGGGAAAAGGAGATTCTGAAACAGGATAAAATTAAACAGTaggaaagtttattttaaacacagttaattttcattgtatttacaTACTTATTAGAGTTTGGTTAAAACATAGTTAAACATACCAGACAACCTCATATGCCCAAATCCATGTCCACGGAAAGGGAGCCAAGGTTTCAGAACTGGGCAAAGATTAAAGGCACGTACAAACCCTCGGGGATGTGATTCATGTGCACTGACTTAAGGTGTTAGTACACATCTGCTGCCTTTGATTCCCTCATTTTAGATGCAccacagggctttttttttttttttttttaatttatggctgtgttgggtcttcgtttctgtgcgagggctttctctagttgtggcaagtgggggccactcctcatcgcggtgcgcgggcctctcactgtcgcggcctctcttgttgaggagcgcaggctcagtaattgtggctcacggggccagctgctccgtggcatgtgggatcttcccagagcagggctcgaacccgtgtgtccggcattggcaggcggacgctcaaccactgcgccaccagggaagcccccacagggCATTTTTATCAGCCCTGGTGATGCAGTTTACGTGGAGGCTTTGAGGGGCCTGGGTAGGTGCCCGTATTCCATGTGCTGTTCTCCTTAACCTTGTACTGGAAGAAATGGGAGGTCGCATTGAAGACTTGCAGAAGAATGTGAACGACTTGATGGTGCAAGCTGGGATTGAAAGTTCTGCTCAAGAGCAAATGGCGAGGCCGTATTAAGGCACTAAGATGTTCACCGTCTACGTATCTTCTGCTTTCGTCTTGAAGCATTCAAGCCCATATTTGTTCACTAAGGGAGCTACTGCTTCTGCACTACATGAAAACCCTtcaggaataataaaaaaaagtcgcAAATGCTCTTTTCTAAATAGAACAGAAACACTCTTTGTCATTGTTCCTTAAAAAGTGCgcattttaaaggaaaactattatttaaaaattggattttgTTAAAGTACTTTTCACCCTCATCCCTCAAATTAGTTTTCAATCAAAACACAAGTCACAATGAATAAGTGCTTGGGGATGACAACTAGTGGCTTCTGTTTGAGACATTCATGGCAGGATTTAAAGAAGACACACGTGCATTATCTTCTCACCCCATTTCATGAGTGGTTCCTGAggatcccaccccaccccccagaatgcaaatatttcttttccaGTGGAATTTtgcatttcatcttttttttttactattttatttttaatttttagtctcagttttattttttaattgaagtttttaTTGTAGTTGACGTACAATagtatataagttacaggtgtacaatgtagtgattcacaatttttaaatgttatactccatttatagttattagaaaatattggctgtattacccatgttgtacaatgtatccttgtagctttttttttttttttggcggtacgtgggcctctcactgttgtggcctctcccgttgtggagcacaggctccggacacgcaggctcagcggccatgactcacgggcccagccgctctgcggcatgtgggatcctcccagaccagggcacgaacccgtgtcccctgcatcggcaggcggactctcaaccactgcgccaccagggaagccccttgtagcTTAGTTTATACATAACCGTCTgcacctctccatccccacccctagttgcccctcccccttccctctccccactggtaaccactaatttgttctctatatctgtgagtctgcttcttttttgttatattcactagtttgttatattttttagatttcccacatataagtgatatcatacagtatttggctttctctgtctgacttatttcacttagcatgatgccctccaagtccatccatgttgctgcaaatggcaaattttattctttttttatggctgagaagtattccattgtatgtacacaCCACCTCTTCTCCATCcgtcatctgctgatggacacttgggttgcttccgtatcttggcaattgtaaatagtgctgcagtgaacactggggtgcgtgtgtatcttttcgaattagtgtttttgttttttttctgcacTTCACCTTGAAGATGCAGATAAATGCTTGGCTTCAGGTCTTGGACTGAACATGTATCTGTGTGACGTACCTGGAGACACAAACCTTTTGTCTTTTATGAAGATACTCAAGCATGTTTCACTGACATAATATTCTGATTCTATGAGCACATGCTAATTTTAGTTGAACAATTCGATGccgttgttttcctttctttcgcATTTCTCTGTCAGTTGTTATCCCAGGTCAGCTGGCAGCTCATCCGTGCTTACCCTGCTGAATCAGAGTGAGTTCACTTGTCAGTGACTTATTTATAAATTTCGACATCTGCTGTCCTGGTAGAAAAGGTAATTGGAATCTGTGTCCTGCACACACGAGCTGCAGATCTCGGGGAGGGTGCTCCAGTTCTGTCTGCAGGATGAATACTTAGCTCTACCCAGGGAGGTTGCGTCAGACGGGTCCACCTGCCCTGGGGCCTTgtccaccctccaccctctggGTGCCGAGGACCAGGTTTTGCAGGGCACCAAGCCCAACTCTGGGCATGCTGCCAGGAAGGGGATGGCGGCCAGTAACTTTGTTCCTTCCTGTCATCACCCAGACTCCAGCTGGCTGTTTTAAATTTGGTCAAAACCCACCATATATTAAGCATCAAATTAAATGGATGAGTGGGTATCAAAACTTCACTTTTTTGATGCACGTACAGCCATTATGTAAAGCAGCATGAGAGGTCAGATATCTAAAAGTGTGTTTAAAAGCTGATAATgccttttaaattaaaagaaggacCTGAGTGAGTCTAAATCTGTTTGGCTAAATCTGTGCTTGTTGGTTTTGCTTCGTCAAGGATTCCTAACACAGTGCTGCGGATTTCAGGGGATTCGGCAAACCCCCTAAACTTGCTGTGTTcctgctgtggggaggggagtcCATGACCCCCAGATGGTAGGAGCTACTGTTCCGTATTCCAGCGGATTTGGCCCGCTGCCCCGACTTGGTACAACATCTGAACACCTTTCCCGCTGTGAGGAAGCAGGCAGGCTGTTGTCTGAGGAGAACTTCTCCACACTGTTGATGCAAAGTAATGTTTTGTCACTTGAAGAACACACCCCTTAAGTTGTGAATCCACACAGACTCCATCTGACTAAAATGAAAATCATTTAACATTTAGGTTTTTCTATATTCCGAATTTTTCCTATACAAAACTCTTCTAGTAATTATGGGAAAGTAAGCTAATTTTATTGATAGCTTTGGATTCCAGTTTACTTAACTGTACATTAATTGATATATAGATCAATCGTTActtctttcaacttttttcttACAGACTTGAAGACAGTAGACCAGTCATTTGAAAATGTGAAAGAGTGAAAACTGTACTTTTTGAGTAATAATCTACATAACACGAGttcttatttttagtatttaatttaataattcattttagtaaaataaaagattaaaagaacAAAGGCAATGCAATAAGAATGTAATTAAGAAGGTGATTAACCACTTAACAAAGATGGTTGTAAAATGGCAGAACACTTTTCAATGCATAcctaatatttgtaaatcatggaGGAAAAGCATGAGTTATATTAGgtcaattttttttccagaattaagTTCTATATAGATCCTTCTTTAAAATACCACAAGCAGTTTTCTGATAgaagttgctttttttttggccactgcagcatgtgggatcttagttccccaaccagggatcgaacccacgccccctgtattggaagtgcagagtcttaaccactggactgccagggaaatcccagaagTTGCTTTTTTAATAACTGCATTCCAATTCAATAATTCCAGTCACACAGTTTTGGGGAAGACTTGGTTTAATCTGCCCAGTCCAAGCAAATTCTAACAGTATGTTCTCCAAACCAAAGGAAACCAAATCAAAGGACAACCAAAGAAACAGGTGATGCAGGAGCTCCATGATTGCTTCCTGGGACACCCTCACCCACTCCAGCCCCCATAGAGGTAGTTACCAAGGAGATGCACAAAGATTGCACCTAAGTTTACTTTGTCAGTTAGAGATGCTTTCAAACAATTGTTCAATTCACCTGTCTCTGAGCCGAAGTACACATAGAGCTCTGATCACCTAAAAAAGGCTctcattgtaaaatatatattcctGCACATAAAATAAATCATACTCTTTATACAAAAGTCAAAATCACTCATAATTCTACTATTTAGAATTAACCAccatcaatatttttttctatgcagGCACTTTTATATAACTGATCATattgtttataatctaatatcTTGTTC includes these proteins:
- the HSBP1L1 gene encoding heat shock factor-binding protein 1-like protein 1, translated to MAARGPEAPSGRALRDAAENLFQELQEHFQALTATLNLRMEEMGGRIEDLQKNVNDLMVQAGIESSAQEQMARPY